The Paenibacillus tianjinensis genome has a window encoding:
- a CDS encoding sensor histidine kinase — protein MTNPFKKYRIDRLFFHSFAIVLIAVIGVTAWTSYSNSSKALVKTTSHYQQQLLDELNNEITTKLVMIEQISLSSTRDSELTNFLLNRQDEFERYRRRAGVEGALANLTYAIPLIQGIDLYMDNPIFSERQNYIQFRSLKDLDKQEGIRCLEKSDFCWSKEYNLSTSQGDVPVLSFFRKIVYENDYLGVLMIHIKAGEIRKILTGNSDRTNRIMADSEGRQIMKIGDTLVQDEWPQWIDLRSNSSGYVHIPAKDGSRDTLLVYSRMDNSIWTLIEFTSWKQITASSLKLAEWIGLIGIGAVLLVVLLTHFLSRQFTKPIKKLVNAMRVYSVGGDNVELPSDYENEFGYLFSGYRKQNERIEELYLSLERRYEQQRKAEIEALQANINPHFLYNMLDQLNWMAIEAGQHELSRILELMGRMFRIGLSNGNSFITIADELLHINCYLEIQQLRWGEGLDYSIKASSDLQSLYIPKLTLQPFVENSIVHGFNKQRSGYVTIVMEKSGDKLQIIIEDNGSGLKQPEDRPHNRHTGGYGIRNVRERIDGYFGAGYGIVLEDREEGGTRVLITLPLLAEPPASKE, from the coding sequence CTGACTAATCCTTTTAAAAAATATAGAATTGACCGGCTGTTTTTTCATAGCTTTGCCATCGTGCTGATTGCTGTAATCGGTGTGACCGCATGGACTAGCTACAGTAATTCTTCCAAAGCGCTTGTAAAGACGACATCCCATTACCAGCAGCAGCTGCTGGATGAGCTGAATAATGAAATTACAACCAAGCTGGTGATGATTGAGCAGATTTCCCTGTCCAGCACCCGTGACAGTGAATTGACCAATTTTCTTCTGAACAGGCAGGATGAATTTGAGAGGTACCGGAGAAGAGCAGGTGTAGAAGGCGCACTCGCGAATTTGACCTATGCGATTCCGCTGATCCAGGGCATAGACCTCTATATGGATAACCCCATCTTCAGCGAACGGCAAAATTATATTCAATTCCGAAGTCTGAAGGATCTGGACAAGCAGGAGGGAATCAGGTGCCTGGAGAAAAGCGACTTCTGCTGGTCCAAAGAATATAATCTATCTACTTCGCAGGGGGATGTTCCTGTACTCAGCTTTTTCAGAAAAATAGTGTATGAGAATGACTATCTTGGCGTCTTGATGATCCACATCAAAGCGGGCGAAATACGGAAGATCTTAACTGGGAATTCCGACAGAACCAACCGGATCATGGCAGACAGCGAAGGCCGGCAGATTATGAAGATCGGCGATACGCTGGTCCAGGACGAATGGCCGCAGTGGATCGATCTGAGGAGTAATAGCTCAGGGTATGTGCATATTCCGGCAAAAGACGGATCACGTGATACGCTGCTCGTCTATTCCAGAATGGACAATTCCATCTGGACACTTATCGAATTCACTTCCTGGAAGCAGATTACGGCAAGCAGTCTGAAGCTGGCGGAATGGATTGGTCTGATCGGAATCGGTGCAGTGCTGCTGGTCGTGCTGCTGACCCATTTTTTGAGCAGGCAGTTTACTAAGCCGATCAAAAAGCTTGTAAATGCAATGCGCGTATATTCTGTAGGCGGCGATAATGTGGAGCTTCCTTCAGATTATGAGAATGAGTTCGGGTATTTATTCTCCGGCTACCGTAAGCAGAATGAGCGGATTGAAGAGCTGTATCTCTCTCTGGAGCGCCGTTACGAGCAGCAGCGCAAAGCTGAAATTGAAGCACTTCAGGCCAATATCAATCCGCATTTCCTGTATAACATGCTGGATCAGCTTAACTGGATGGCGATTGAGGCCGGCCAGCATGAGTTAAGCCGGATTCTGGAGCTGATGGGACGGATGTTCCGGATCGGATTGTCCAACGGGAACAGCTTTATCACCATTGCTGATGAACTTCTGCATATTAATTGTTATCTTGAAATCCAGCAGCTGCGCTGGGGAGAAGGCCTTGACTACAGCATCAAGGCTTCTTCAGACCTTCAGTCCTTATACATTCCCAAGCTAACGCTGCAGCCGTTCGTTGAGAATTCGATCGTCCATGGATTTAATAAGCAACGGAGCGGCTATGTCACTATTGTGATGGAGAAGAGCGGTGATAAGCTGCAAATTATAATTGAGGATAACGGATCTGGACTGAAGCAGCCTGAAGACAGGCCGCATAATCGGCATACAGGAGGCTACGGCATCCGCAATGTGCGAGAGCGGATTGACGGATATTTCGGAGCAGGATATGGCATTGTTCTGGAGGACCGTGAAGAAGGCGGAACAAGAGTGCTGATTACGCTGCCGCTGCTGGCAGAGCCTCCAGCCAGTAAGGAATAA
- a CDS encoding response regulator transcription factor yields MWKIAIIDDERQVLKGMKNAIPWDELGAEWAGEAMNGEDGLEVIRRTLPDIVITDLYMPVMSGLDMMEQLRKEGFQGKIIILSGYSDFEHARQALRFQVTDYVSKPISLPTLKSILGKVIQELEAEEEKRIRQWELESKMTLYEPFVEKEWVRSAAVGTLDSAYRDSMRLPPTYQYWQERRHVTIGIDLIRDERAKCLSVSDWNLFRFAVSNIACEVARRLFPDLEYTELHSTRALLIIHPEAELQEQLEYRLDELGIRLTDSIGSYLKLVTRIGIGGVKDCWTRLSDSTEEAFRAMDQTALRSASGHEVYRYRESSSSGPVKVALFPVKFSYKLAAAMKASQEAEAHDLVLDYITEMKKQEGISQRYVQMLGSELWGIIAYSLYESGFVLDDLFTNDQIAKEISGLIVPDQLASWLMDKISKICSSRQWKGSSKHRQVVDFMTSYIHEHYADELTLAELSDKVFISRNHLSIIFKNITGETFNNYLTRVRIEKARELLMERNMLVYEVAERVGYRNIPYFSTLFKKITGMNPTELIKN; encoded by the coding sequence ATGTGGAAAATCGCAATCATTGATGATGAGCGTCAGGTTCTGAAGGGAATGAAAAATGCCATACCGTGGGATGAGCTTGGAGCCGAATGGGCTGGAGAGGCTATGAACGGTGAGGACGGCCTGGAGGTTATCCGCCGAACTCTGCCCGACATAGTAATCACTGATTTGTATATGCCGGTCATGAGCGGTCTGGATATGATGGAGCAGCTCCGAAAGGAAGGTTTCCAGGGCAAAATCATTATCCTGAGCGGCTATTCCGATTTCGAACATGCCAGGCAGGCCCTGCGCTTTCAGGTGACCGACTATGTATCCAAGCCCATCAGCCTGCCAACCTTGAAATCCATTCTGGGCAAGGTCATACAGGAGCTTGAGGCTGAGGAGGAAAAGCGGATCCGCCAGTGGGAGCTTGAATCCAAAATGACGCTGTATGAGCCTTTTGTAGAAAAGGAGTGGGTCCGCTCAGCTGCTGTAGGTACGCTCGACTCTGCGTACAGGGACAGCATGCGTCTTCCGCCGACCTACCAGTACTGGCAGGAACGCAGGCATGTCACCATCGGAATCGACCTAATCCGGGATGAACGGGCCAAGTGTCTATCCGTCTCGGACTGGAATCTGTTCCGCTTTGCAGTCAGCAATATCGCATGTGAAGTGGCCCGCAGGCTGTTTCCGGATCTGGAATACACGGAGCTGCATAGTACCAGGGCATTACTGATTATCCATCCGGAAGCAGAGCTGCAGGAACAGCTGGAATACAGGCTTGATGAGCTTGGTATCCGGCTGACCGACAGTATAGGCAGCTATCTCAAGCTTGTCACCCGCATAGGAATCGGTGGAGTAAAGGATTGCTGGACAAGGCTCTCCGACTCGACGGAGGAGGCGTTCCGGGCTATGGACCAGACTGCGCTGCGGTCTGCTTCGGGTCATGAGGTGTACAGATACAGGGAGAGCAGCAGCAGCGGGCCGGTAAAAGTTGCCCTCTTTCCTGTGAAATTTTCGTATAAGCTGGCAGCAGCAATGAAGGCTTCACAGGAAGCAGAAGCCCATGACCTTGTGTTGGATTATATAACGGAGATGAAAAAGCAAGAAGGAATTTCCCAGAGATATGTACAGATGCTGGGGAGCGAGCTGTGGGGCATTATAGCCTACTCACTATATGAATCCGGATTTGTTCTGGACGATCTGTTCACCAATGACCAGATCGCCAAGGAGATCAGCGGCCTTATTGTACCGGACCAGCTGGCCAGCTGGCTCATGGACAAAATCAGCAAAATCTGCAGCAGCAGGCAATGGAAGGGAAGCAGCAAGCACCGGCAGGTTGTCGATTTCATGACCAGTTATATTCACGAGCATTATGCAGATGAGCTCACCCTCGCCGAGCTTTCGGATAAAGTATTTATCTCACGGAATCATCTGTCTATCATTTTCAAGAATATTACCGGAGAGACGTTCAACAACTATTTGACCCGGGTACGCATCGAGAAAGCGCGGGAGCTCTTAATGGAGCGGAACATGCTGGTGTATGAGGTGGCGGAGCGGGTCGGCTACAGGAACATTCCCTATTTCAGCACACTCTTCAAAAAGATTACCGGCATGAACCCGACAGAACTGATAAAAAACTGA
- a CDS encoding AraC family transcriptional regulator, translated as MNDPVELRYDFIHKDFLYLHRTTTYNMGTFYHRHEAYELYLFLRGNVNFYIENSCYRLQPGDLIVISPEEMHRSFSLDEAEYERITINLQKSYLHRLSTPATHLSACFHYRPVGKGNIVHLTEDQLEQFLQLTRFLEQALSSDAYGTDIQANCCIAQLLVLTNTVFQQASFIPADIMPALVRQTMDYIEGHLAEDITLEQLSGLFHLNSTYISRQFKKHTGLTLRSYILDRRIALAKSLLGEGQSITEACYQSGFSDYANFIRSFTKITGISPGRYAKKNASSPE; from the coding sequence GTGAACGATCCTGTCGAGCTTCGATATGATTTTATCCATAAGGATTTCCTTTACCTGCACAGGACCACTACTTACAATATGGGAACCTTCTATCACCGGCACGAAGCTTACGAGCTGTACCTGTTTCTTCGCGGCAACGTCAATTTCTATATTGAAAACAGCTGTTACCGCCTGCAGCCTGGTGATTTGATTGTCATCAGCCCGGAAGAAATGCACCGTTCCTTCAGTCTGGATGAAGCTGAATATGAGCGCATTACGATCAACCTTCAGAAATCCTATCTGCATCGCCTCTCTACTCCGGCCACACATTTATCCGCATGCTTCCACTACCGGCCTGTCGGAAAAGGAAACATCGTTCATTTAACGGAAGATCAGCTGGAGCAGTTTCTGCAGCTTACCCGCTTTCTGGAACAGGCCCTTTCCTCTGATGCGTATGGAACGGATATTCAGGCCAATTGCTGCATCGCTCAGCTCCTGGTGCTGACCAATACTGTTTTTCAGCAGGCCAGCTTCATCCCGGCAGATATTATGCCTGCACTGGTTCGCCAAACAATGGATTATATTGAAGGACATCTGGCAGAGGACATCACCCTGGAGCAGCTTTCCGGCCTGTTTCATTTGAACAGCACGTATATCAGCCGCCAGTTCAAAAAGCATACCGGACTAACCCTCCGTTCCTATATCCTGGACCGCCGCATCGCACTCGCCAAATCCTTGCTGGGAGAAGGGCAAAGCATTACCGAAGCCTGCTATCAATCCGGTTTCAGCGATTATGCAAATTTTATCCGCAGTTTTACCAAGATCACAGGAATATCTCCCGGCAGGTACGCCAAAAAAAACGCAAGTTCTCCAGAGTAG
- a CDS encoding AraC family transcriptional regulator — protein sequence MPLIPKIYRKGLDAMLQDTGHIFTPIKEELLCFHNTSTTELIDPTLPYHRHDAYEVYLFLRGNSLMYLEQACYKLVPGDLIVISPGELHRCICLDTQTYERIGLNIKRTALEKLSSQRTSLSACFENHAFGQNNLTRLTQEQVVFYTGLAEQLISCLGSDEYGQDVLAEAYATQLLVYINTLYRSSTHSPDDIMPDLVSNTMSYIKSHLAEGITSGRLEQEFHYSSKYISRLFREHTGLTIRSYIIDQRVSLAKSHLAAGKSVAEACELSGFSDYANFIRSFKKTAGISPGKYRANVYSERYRNEAAALAGRKKRWS from the coding sequence ATGCCACTTATCCCAAAGATCTATAGAAAAGGATTGGATGCGATGCTGCAGGATACCGGCCACATTTTCACACCGATTAAGGAAGAGCTGCTCTGCTTTCACAATACGTCCACTACAGAGCTGATCGATCCGACGCTCCCTTATCACCGTCATGACGCTTATGAAGTTTATCTGTTCCTCAGGGGCAACTCTCTGATGTATCTTGAACAAGCCTGCTACAAGCTGGTGCCTGGAGATTTGATCGTTATCAGCCCGGGCGAGCTGCACCGGTGTATCTGCCTGGATACCCAAACGTATGAACGGATCGGATTGAATATCAAAAGAACAGCACTGGAAAAGCTTTCAAGCCAGCGTACCAGCTTGTCCGCCTGTTTCGAGAACCATGCCTTTGGACAGAACAATCTGACCCGGCTCACACAGGAGCAAGTGGTATTTTATACCGGATTAGCTGAGCAATTGATTAGCTGCCTAGGTTCAGACGAATATGGACAGGATGTTCTAGCCGAAGCCTACGCCACCCAGCTGCTTGTATATATCAACACCCTGTACCGCTCCTCGACGCATAGTCCGGACGATATCATGCCTGATCTGGTCAGTAATACGATGTCCTATATCAAAAGCCATCTGGCAGAAGGCATCACTTCCGGACGTTTGGAGCAGGAGTTTCATTACAGCAGCAAATATATCAGCCGGCTCTTCCGTGAGCATACCGGACTTACGATACGTTCCTATATCATTGATCAGCGCGTATCACTCGCCAAAAGTCATCTCGCCGCCGGCAAATCCGTTGCGGAAGCCTGTGAGCTCTCCGGGTTCAGCGATTATGCCAATTTCATCCGCAGCTTCAAGAAGACAGCAGGCATCTCTCCCGGCAAATATAGGGCCAATGTGTATTCAGAGCGGTACCGGAATGAAGCAGCCGCTCTTGCCGGCAGAAAAAAAAGATGGAGCTGA
- a CDS encoding carbohydrate-binding protein, translated as MLTGVKKSMCTLLAAVTVMTTAVLAPAPPKASAASDVTVNLSAEKQVIRGFGGINLPAWIGDLTPAQRETEFGNGANQLGFSVLRIYVDEDKNNWYREVDTAKAAIAKGATVFASPWNPPSDMTETFTRNGESAKRLRYDKYAAYAQHLNDFVTYMKNNGVDLYAISVQNEPDYAHTWTWWTPEEMLKFMKENAGSINCRVIAPESFSYLKNMSDPILNDPQALDNMDILGTHTYGTSFSNFPYPLFKQKGAGKELWMTEVYYPNSNNNSANLWPEALEVAYHMHNAMTEANFQAYVWWYIRRQYGPMNEDGTISKRGDSMAQFSKFIRPGYVRVDATKNPDTNVYTSAYKGDNKVVIVAINKGTSAVNQNFVLQNGTASSVSPWVTDATRKVAAGAAINVINNAFAAQLPAQSVTTFVATLGSGSGTGTTYEAEAGTTLTAAVTETTNSGYNGSGYVNFNAATDAAIQWNSIYCATASSKNVKFRYALESGTRNLDVYVNGTKVISNLAFTATGSWTAWGEKTIQVTMNVGINTLKVVTTGTEGPNVDSITVTLNQ; from the coding sequence ATGTTAACTGGTGTAAAAAAATCAATGTGTACCTTACTGGCAGCTGTAACTGTAATGACGACGGCTGTACTGGCTCCTGCACCTCCCAAAGCTTCGGCTGCAAGTGATGTCACAGTTAATCTGTCGGCGGAGAAGCAGGTCATACGCGGTTTTGGGGGAATCAATCTTCCGGCCTGGATTGGGGACCTGACACCGGCACAGAGAGAAACTGAGTTCGGCAATGGTGCGAACCAGCTGGGCTTCTCTGTTCTGCGAATTTATGTAGACGAAGACAAGAATAACTGGTACAGGGAAGTAGATACGGCAAAGGCCGCTATTGCCAAAGGAGCTACAGTCTTTGCTTCGCCCTGGAACCCTCCAAGTGACATGACGGAAACTTTTACCCGCAACGGAGAGTCAGCCAAACGGCTCCGGTATGACAAGTATGCTGCCTATGCGCAGCATCTTAATGATTTTGTTACGTACATGAAGAATAACGGAGTAGACCTCTACGCGATTTCTGTACAGAATGAACCGGATTATGCCCATACCTGGACCTGGTGGACACCTGAAGAAATGCTTAAATTCATGAAAGAAAATGCCGGCTCCATCAATTGCCGGGTGATCGCTCCCGAATCCTTCTCCTATCTCAAAAATATGTCCGACCCGATTCTGAATGACCCGCAGGCCCTTGACAATATGGATATTCTGGGTACACATACTTACGGTACCTCGTTCAGCAATTTCCCTTACCCGCTCTTTAAGCAAAAAGGGGCAGGGAAGGAGCTGTGGATGACGGAGGTTTACTATCCCAACAGCAATAACAACTCGGCCAACCTTTGGCCTGAGGCACTGGAAGTCGCTTACCATATGCATAACGCAATGACCGAAGCGAATTTCCAGGCCTATGTGTGGTGGTACATCCGCCGTCAGTACGGCCCGATGAATGAGGACGGCACCATCAGCAAACGAGGGGACAGTATGGCGCAGTTCTCCAAATTTATCCGTCCGGGCTATGTAAGAGTGGATGCAACCAAGAATCCCGACACAAATGTGTACACCTCGGCTTACAAGGGGGACAACAAGGTTGTCATTGTAGCTATTAACAAAGGCACCTCAGCGGTTAATCAGAACTTTGTCCTGCAGAACGGGACGGCTTCAAGCGTATCCCCATGGGTCACCGATGCCACCAGAAAGGTGGCTGCAGGAGCAGCAATCAATGTGATCAACAATGCGTTTGCCGCCCAGCTTCCTGCCCAGAGTGTGACAACCTTTGTAGCAACACTGGGAAGCGGCAGCGGCACCGGAACCACTTATGAAGCCGAAGCAGGAACAACCTTGACTGCTGCTGTAACGGAAACAACCAACTCGGGCTATAACGGCAGCGGTTACGTCAATTTTAATGCAGCAACGGATGCGGCCATTCAGTGGAACAGCATCTACTGTGCTACTGCCAGCAGTAAAAATGTAAAATTCCGTTATGCACTGGAGTCAGGCACGAGAAACCTGGATGTCTATGTGAATGGCACCAAGGTTATCAGCAATCTTGCCTTTACAGCAACCGGTAGCTGGACAGCCTGGGGGGAGAAAACGATTCAGGTTACGATGAATGTTGGAATCAACACGCTCAAAGTGGTCACTACCGGTACTGAAGGACCTAATGTGGATAGCATTACAGTTACGCTCAATCAATGA